The segment agggatgtgcaggttagggtggattggccatgattaaATTCTTCTGCAGTGTGCAGGTGAGGGGCTCTGGTGATAGGGTGGGATTTTCTCCAGCAAATCGGTGCAGGcccgatgggcccaatggcctctaCCTGCACTGTGGGTATTCTAAGTTGAGGGTCCGCAATGAAGCAAGCACTTCAGTATTCTGACAATAAAGGTCTTCGGAAGAGTCCCTATAGATTGGGGTAAGGGGGCGAAAGTTGGCGGCACTGAAGACGGGGGGTAGAAGTAAAAATAACAGGGCACTTACCGGTTGTAGCGAGCGCCAACGCCATCGCTGGAGGGCACCAAGAGGCGTAGCTACAGGAGTAAAGTCAATGATCATTACGTGAATTAAGGACAGAGCATCTGGGCTGATCAGGTGTAAAAAGGGACTGAAAAGACAAAATCTAAGACGCTGATTGGAAGAATTTTGAGACGGCGATAACGTTGGGTGGCCTGGATTTGGCGAGAGAATTAATCAAGACTGCAACAGCCTGCCCCTAAAAATCTGCGAAATGGACGTGCGCCCAGTGTTAGGCTGCGGGAGGGTGGGAAAGCACCCGCTTTgccccaaaccccccccccccctcccccggaaGAAGTGGGCAACTTCCATCGAGGTGGCCGTCGGTGGGAAGGCCTCCATTTTGCCCTCAGGATGCCACCATTTTGATCGCAAAGTGAGGTGGGAAAATCCCCAGCGAGCAACGCAGAGATAcagcgtctctctctctctccaacagaAACGAAAGCTTTGGAATACTCTACACTCGCATGGCCAGAATACAGAATTGGAAACTTTATTAGAAGGAACAAGTAATTGAGCTTAAAACAAGGGGAAGCAGGCAGCATTGCAAACTGCAGAATTATCAATCCTTGTCAGCACAGTAAGTAACTATACTACACGATTAATAAGTTAAAAGCCAGCAGATTGCAACCAGTATCGAGACTCTGTAGATTTaaaacaactttaaagtgaagaaaaataaataagcatGTTAGGAAGAAAACAGCATGAGAAATAGTGCCGTCTTGATGTCTTAATTGTCAGAGATGGGTCAAGCAAAACACAAGGttggacatcttggagaaaacagttCTTAAAATACAGGATTGCTTCAAAATTCGCAATGAACACGTAAATACACTATTGCATTTGATCAGTCCCACAGATGATGATGTTATAAACTCCCAAACAATAGAAGAAGGCAGAGATACATTCAAGCTGTTAATTATTACTTTGAACTAAAATTCTTGAAGGAGTAAAAATTGATGGAAGAGGAATCCATAGATACTTTCATTAATGAATCAGTGGAAAAGTGTGACAATTgagctttgaaatcagaattccGAAGGGAACCATTTTTTTGACAACAGTGATGAATCTTTGTCAGATCTATTACAATCTAAAGAAGATTTAGCCTTGGAGAAAGCTTTTACAATTATTCCAGAAACAGAAACCAGGAAGACTCACAGATAAATTGTATGCGgacatgccagtgttggacagttTCGGACAAGGtcggaagtcacacaacaccaggttatagtccaacaggtttatttgaaatcacaagttttcgggcCATGGCTCTTTTGTCAGGGGAattgtgagaggagaaagacaacTTTACCATGGGGGGGGGAGCAATAGAATCTATCTGCTTTAAAAGGTACAACACTTTAAAGATATGCATGACAGATCTATAGCACTGTGGAACAAAGATAATGTCCTCACAGGCAGAAACAATGCCCAGCTCTGCTACAAATCCAAATGTACTCAGAAAATGTGCAGAGTTAGGACAGTCAGAGCAGCAAAAAGTCAAAAGGCAATGATGATAACACAACACAGCCAACAGTAGTCAAGAAAATACCCAACACACTATTGAGGGCAAGTTGAGAGTCAATGATCTCAAGTTTAAGTTAGTTACATCGATGGGCACCTCATTAACTTTATGCTCGATACAGGGGCGAGTGTTGCTATCTATCAGATCAAATACCGTGGCTGAAGGAACAGAGGTTACAGCCTACAGAGATGAAACTACATCCCTGGGTGGACTAACTCTCAAGATCAGAAGCAACTCCATAACACCAGAAATACAACAGGGCTGACCATGTACCTCCCTTTTGAGGCTGTAAGCATCAACAGCATTAAGATAGTGGGAGGCAATCATTGTGCTCCAAGAAAAgaactttttattcattcaagaggGGATTCGCCATTTATTGCCCACGGGAGAGTCCACCATGTTGCTgtgactctggagtcacatgtaggcccagaccagggaaggttggcagtttccattcctaaaggacattagtgacccagattgGTGTTTCTCCcaacagtggcccagtggttagcactgctgccttcctgtgccagggacccgggttcgatcccagcctcgggcgactgtctgtgtggagtttgcacgttctccccccgtgtctgtgtgggtttcctccgggtgctccggtttcctcccacagtccaaagatgtgcaggttagggtggattggccgtgctgaattgtcccatagtgcccagcgatgtgcaggttagggtggattggccgtgctatattgtcccatagtgtccagggatgtgtaggttagtcaggggtaaatgtggagtcagagggaaatgggtctgggtgggttactcttcggagggtcggtgtggacgtgttgggccgaagggcctgtttccacacggtagcaTTCTACGAACACTGTCTTCACGGCTATTCTCGACTGTTACGGAAGTCAGATTTCACCATAGTGGGATTTGACTCCAGGTTCCCTATTACCCCGGATCCCTAGATTTACGACTCAGCGATAATCCCGCTCGGTCCACTGAGCACTCCTCCGCGTCCAGGAAGAAACTGTTGACAACCAACTGCTCAAGAGGACCAGCACTAAAAATATTTCATGAGGCTTCCTGAActaataacagaaaaaaaaacccaatcagTTTCAGATGGTACGTGTTGCTGTCATTGCTTCATGTGCCCAACAGGAATAGTCATAGAACATTCCAGatcaaaccaatctgaagcccatctaactacaCAATTCCACTTTCATCTgtgtgtttatccagtgaccatttaaaagcccttaaacttggcgagtctactacaatTGCAAGCAACGTGTTTCATGCCCCGACTCCTCTCTGAGTACAGGAACTACTCAAGGTTAACAGAACgtccttcccttcctgaatgtCAATGAGCCAACCGagacaaaactgaacaaaatggCTGTTCATACGGAGACAGGAACACGCAGTGCatctctttggaactctctgaGGCACGTTTAACTACAGATCGCAGAAATTTGAGGTTGCCATCCAAAGACTCCAAACCCACGAGCAACGTCTCGATTCCCTTGTTGCCCTGCACACTAAATGGCCAAGCCCAGAGACGCAGCAGATGCAAAGCCAGCAGCGATCCCCCAGGGACAGGGTCTCGTTCAAGGCCGGAAAAGACGCAGAGTGAGGTTAAGGAGTGTCCGTCAAACTGAGAGAAACCAGACCGACGTCCTCGGATTCAGGATACGGTCGAAAAGGTGAAATCGGCTTGTTCTGGAAATCCCAGGATACCTCCGAAGGAAGAGTAGTTCTTGTTTGAGCGGGGCAGACGCTTTTTTTAACGGATATTCCCGGGGAGGTGTTGCAGGGGGCTACGTTAGTGGGGAAGGCTTCCTCTGCAACAGGGAAATCAAAGTGGTGCAGACAGACTAAACTACTGGGTTTTAGCCAGGACAACGTGCCCCGGTGAGGTCAAAGGTGGAGAAATGGCTCCCAGAACTGAGATTGCCAATTCTCCGAAGGGAACGTGGGTCAaagagtgcggcgctggaaaagcgcagcaggtcaggccgcatccgagcagcaggagaggtCAAAGGCcggtgcccgaaacgtcgattctcctgctcctcggatgctgcctgacctgctgcgcttttccagcaccgcactcttcaaCTCTCACCTCCAGCACCGGCAGTGCTTTTCCTCTCTCCGAGGAGAATGTGTTCTGGAAAGGTTGTGAGTCTGTGGGGCTTAGCGAGAGACAGGGTAGTGACAAATACAATTGCTGCTCTCTAACTGAATGTCTAACTGTGGGGTTAAAAACctgcaggaaaaaaaatcctGTACACGTTCTGAGGGGAAATAATGTTAGAGATATTAttgaaggtggcacggtggctatcACTGTGCgctggggaccagggttcgattccagcctcagggcgactgtctgtgtggagtttgcacacagtcCCTGTGTCTCCAAAAGGTGAAcgggccacgctaaattgcccagggtgctagctgcattagtcagagggaaatgggtctgggtgggttactcttcggaggggtcggtgtgctgggccgaatggcctgttcccacaccgtAGAGAATTGAATCGGGGGACGCCAGGTCCTTCTGCGGCGCAGCGTTCTGCCATCTCAGCCCCACCCGTTCAAGCGGACGGTGTACAGTCTTAGAGTGTGAATAGAGGAGCTTGAATCGGGAAGCTGGTGGGGTCTGAGGTCTCAGCGCTGGCTTAGGAGAGTGTTAGAGCCAagttactacagatgctggagtccaacCAATACTGGAAAtcccagcgggtcaggcagcatccctggagagagagggagctaacatttcaggtccaggtaactcttcatcaggagcaACAAACTACATCTTAAGTTAAGTTAAAAGTCTCTCCTTGCTGAGAGCGGTGTGCTGATATCCTTCACCAGTCTGGACCGAATGGCCTCAAAGACCCAGTCCACAGAGGAGGAGGCTTGTCGACGGGCACCACAGGGGCTGGGTAACACTCCCCACCTTGGCACAGTTCCAGGAACCGCTTTGCGAGTTTCCGCTAAGTTCGGATTTCCGTCTCCCCCCAAACCTCAAGGGGGCAGGTGGGGGttatccccctcccccccccaaagaACGCGGAGAGGGGAATCCTCAGCGGTCGGTCGGTTCCGTAAATAACGCGACCAGTAAGTTGTGAAGTGACGGGGACGCGCGGGATACAGGAGGGTTGCGTGAGGTGGTGGGGGGCAGGAAGCTGTTGCAGAGAAGTGAACCTGCCCGCTgggactgggaaaaaaaaacccaaaggtgGCACGTTATTAGGAAggagagtgattagattagattagattacttacagtgtggaagcaggcctttcggcccaacaagtccacaccgacccaccgaagcgcaacccacccatgcccctacatttacacctttaacctaacactacgggcaatttagcatggccaattcaccNNNNNNNNNNNNNNNNNNNNNNNNNNNNNNNNNNNNNNNNNNNNNNNNNNNNNNNNNNNNcgggaattgaacccaggtctctggcgctgtgaggcagcagtgctaaccactgtgccaccgtgccgcccacgtggtGGCAGAACGTTGcattgcagagggatctgggtgtcctgcaGCATAGAGAGTTAGAATACAGGTCCAGGGAGTGAGTAGGGGAGAGAATGGACCCTTGGTGTTGAAAGAGaggggaatagaatataaaagggaAGACGTCTCTGCCATTAGGTGTTGGTTATACGATATTCAGCGTATCGTGTGGACGGTCCTGGTCGCAAGAAGAATGCAGTTCGAAGAAGGTTCACTCGACTGATTCTGAGGGGTCATTGGGCCAGACTATCGGGGGGGGTCAAGGTTTGGAGGTGCTCTTTGACCTCTGAACTCTGGCCTCGGCCCAGGAGCATGCTGGGACTCGGTGAGAAAGAGTCAACAGCTTTCGGCAGAATGGTGACCGCACGCCCACCCTGTCCCCGGGCCACGCCAACTTGGTCCCTTCAGCCCGGAGATCCCTGGGCCCAttgcgcacccccccccccatccttggTGCCAACGTGCCCCCACCCTGCCCTGCCCTCACCTGCCACGTAATCCCCGAACCCGATGGTCGTCAGGGTGACCACGACAAAGTAGGCGGAGTCCAGGAGcggccaatcctccatccaacgGAAAACCAGCACAGGGCAGAAGACAAAGATCAGGCAGCCAATCAGGATGAAGAGCAGGGTGGAGAGAACCCGGATGAGAGTCGGGGACACCTTCCATCGCTGGAAAAAAGGTCGAGAGCGTTCAGGCAGCGGCAGGACAGAATCGGAACATTTTACAGTCTCCCAACTCACCATGACAACaaacactgagggagtgggcactgtcggagggtcagtgctgagggagtgggcactgtcggagggtcaagtgctgagggagtgggcactgtcggagggtcattgctgagggagtgggcactgtcggagggtcattgctgagggtgtgggcactgtcggagggtcagtgctgagagagagcgggcactgtcggagggtcagtgctgaggcagtgggcactgtcggagggtcagtgctgagggagtgggcactgtcggagggtcagtgctgagggagtgggcactgtcggagggtcatatTCTGATATATGCCACTAAACACCGACCAGTCTGCCCTCGTAAACCTTGCCTACATCTGCCCCTGTCTTGATCTAGCCTCCTGCCTTCTCTTCTTGCCCCCAGCCACTCCATTCCACTGGCACCAATCAGAACATGGTGCAGAATATCTCCCACTAGTGGCAGGAGTGTAGCAGTGCAACCCCTtccccacactgactctccttgGCCACTAGATGGAGTCTGGTCAATCGAACAGAAATATTTTTCAGGATACACCGCATTTCAGTTTAATTATTTGGCATTTAGTGAAATATTCAATTTTATATGTAAATTCTGTTATGAATGCAGAGCGCTGCCtaattttgtgtcagtatttcaACTTGCGCATTTTTTTCTCCCGGGCTAAAGAATGTTCACAGGAACCCATCCCTGGCTCTTACACTGATCCCTATGGGAACCTATGATTCATTTAAAGTTGTTTCAATTAAAGACGCCAACCACGACTTTAAATGAGGATTAAGTcaagaggtgtacagcatgaaaacaggcccttcggcccaactcgcccatgccgccCATTTTTGTacaattaaattagtcccatttgccagtatttggtccatatccctccatacctatcccatccatgaaCCTGTCTAAATGctacttaaatgacaaaattgtactcgcttccatcactacctctggcagccctgttccagacactcaccaccttctgtgtgaaaaaaattgcccccttCTGGacacttttgtatctctcccctctcaccttaaacctatcccctctgattttggactcccctttGGACTATGAGAAAAACTGTCTGCATTCTACgttatctatgcctctgatgattttgtacacctctataagctcacccctttCTCCCACGCTCCAGGGGAAGAAAAAGTCCCAACCGATATCTGAGTTCAGGAGCAACATCTACAACCCACAGAGTACCTTCTCCGACAGGGTGTTGATGAGTTGATGGGGGTAAAATTGGATAAATGTGTGAAGGGGAAAGGTCAGGGGGGGATGTAAGGTGATGAGGGTGTGTGGAGCTAAGAGACCAGCAGGGGGcagaggggggggagggggacaaAGGATGGTACTATCTAGTTTCTCAATAAAACTCACGAGGAAAATATCTTCGACTTTCCCAATCAGCTGGCCCAGGGCGGATCCCAGCTGGTCACCTACTCCGGCTAGGAGAAAGCCAAACATCGGAATACCGACCAGGGCGTAGATAATGCAGAAAATCTTCCCCCCTTCCGTCTTGGGCGAGATGTTCCCGAAACCTGGATATTGGGGAACCAGAGAAATCAGGGTGGAGGGTTATGGAGTGTGTAGCTCCATATCTTCAATTGCAGACTCACAACAGGATGTAACAATTCTTCCAGAAACCAAAAACCCTGGACGGAATTGCTGCTCTTGTTCACAGCAAgttgctgaggcctcttctgaactGCTGTGTCCGGTCTCCCCGTTAAGGGAAGGATGTTATTTAAGCTGGAGAGGGgtcggaagagatttaccaggaatgttGCCGGGtaagaaaggtttgagttataaaggagaggctggacaggctgggcctgttttcactggagcgtaggaggttgaggggtgaccttatagaggttcataaaatcatgaggtagagttaatggtagataccttttccctggggtgagggatttcaagattaggggacgcattttttaaggtgagaggagacagttttaaaacaaaacacgcgggggattttttttacacagagggtggttcgttccggatgtaggtttgctcgctgagctggaaggttcgttttcagacgtttcgtcaccatctgcggtaacatcatcagtgagcccccgaatgaagcactggtggtgtagcccactttctatttctaagtttaggtttccttggttggtgatgccatttcctgtggtgacatcattttttatggtgatgtcatttcctgttcttcggtcggagtgcttcattcggaggctcactgatgatgttacctggtacggTGACGAAACATCGGAGAGTggaccctccagctcagcgagcaaccctacatccagaacctcaacctgagctacaaatgtaCTCAAACCACTCAAAGGGTGGTTCGTGGTGGATtgagggtacagttacaacgttgagaagatatttggataaggaca is part of the Chiloscyllium plagiosum isolate BGI_BamShark_2017 unplaced genomic scaffold, ASM401019v2 scaf_3400, whole genome shotgun sequence genome and harbors:
- the LOC122547651 gene encoding potassium channel subfamily K member 2-like, encoding MCVRARVQSAYVCESAYVCESAYVCESAYVCESAYVCESAYVCESAYVCESAYVCESAYVCESAYVCESAYVCESAYVCESAYVCESACMCVSARFGNISPKTEGGKIFCIIYALVGIPMFGFLLAGVGDQLGSALGQLIGKVEDIFLRWKVSPTLIRVLSTLLFILIGCLIFVFCPVLVFRWMEDWPLLDSAYFVVVTLTTIGFGDYVAATPLGALQRWRWRSLQP